GGAGAACTGAAACATCTAAGTACCCGTAGGAACAGAAATCAACCGAGATTCCGGAAGTAGCGGCGAGCGAAACCGGACCAGCCCTTAAGCTTATTATGTGTTAGTGAAACATTCTGGAAAGTTTGACGATACAGGGTGATAGTCCCGTACACGAAAATGCATCTTAAGTGAAATCGAGTAGGTCGGAGCACGTGAAACTTTGACTGAATATAGGTGGACCATCATCTAAGGCTAAATACTCCCAACTGACCGATAGTGAACCAGTACCGTGAGGGAAAGGCGAAAAGAACCCCTGTGAGGGGAGTGAAATAGAACCTGAAACCGTGTACGTACAAGCAGTAGGAGCCCCTCGAGGGTGACTGCGTACCTTTTGTATAATGGGTCAGCGACTTATATTTTGTAGCGAGGTTAACCGATTAGGGTAGCCGTAGGGAAACCGAGTCTTAACTGGGCGTATAGTTGCAAGGTATAGACCCGAAACCCGGTGATCTAGCCATGGGCAGGTTGAAGGTTGAGTAACATCAACTGGAGGACCGAACCCACTAACGTTGAAAAGTTAGGGGATGACCTGTGGCTAGGAGTGAAAGGCTAATCAAACCGGGAGATAGCTGGTTCTCCCCGAAATCTATTTAGGTAGAGCCTCGGACGAATACTTACGGGGGTAGAGCACTGTTAAGGCTAGGGGGTCATCCCGACTTACCAACCCTTTGCAAACTCCGAATACCGTAAAGTACTATCCGGGAGACACACGGCGGGTGCTAACGTCCGTCGTGAAGAGGGAAACAACCCAGACCGCCAGCTAAGGTCCCAAAGTCATAGTTAAGTGGGAAACGATGTGGAAAGGCCCAGACAGCCAGGAGGTTGGCTTAGAAGCAGCCATCCTTTAAAGAAAGCGTAATAGCTCACTGGTCGAGTCGGTCTGCGCGGAAGATGTAACGGGGCTAAACTATGCACCGAAGCTGCGGATTCAAACTTTGTTTGAGTGGTAGGGGAGCGTTCTGTAAGCCGTTGAAGGTGTACCGGGAGGTATGCTGGAGGTATCAGAAGTGCGAATGCTGACATGAGTAACGATAATGCGGGTGAAAAACCCGCACGCCGGAAGACCAAGGGTTCCTATCCCATGTTAATCAGGGTAGGGTAAGTCGACCCCTAAGGCGAGGCCGAAAGGCGTAGTCGATGGGAAACGGGTTAATATTCCCGTACTTGGTATAATTGCGATGGGGGGACGGAGCAGGCTAAACAAGCATGGCGTTGGTTGTCCATGTGAAAGTGAGTAGGTTGAGAGTTTAGGAAAATCCGGACTCTTAAGACTGAGACACGAGACGAGCACCTAAGGGTGTGAAGTTGTTGATGCCATACTTCCAGGAAAAGCCTCTAAGCTTCAGATTATACCGAATCGTACCCCAAACCGACACAGGTGGTCAGGTAGAGAATACTAAGGCGCTTGAGAGAACTCGGGTGAAGGAACTAGGCAAAATCGTACCGTAACTTCGGGAGAAGGTACGCTCCTATCTGTGATGAGACTTGCTCTCTAAGCGGACGGGAGCCGCAGTGACCAGGTGGCTGGGACTGTTTATTAAAAACACAGCACTGTGCAAAATCGCAAGATGACGTATACGGTGTGACACCTGCCCGGTGCCGGAAGGTTAATTGATGGGGTTAGTTTTCGGACGAAGCTCTTGATCGAAGCCCCGGTAAACGGCGGCCGTAACTATAACGGTCCTAAGGTAGCGAAATTCCTTGTCGGGTAAGTTCCGACCTGCACGAATGGTGTAACCATGGCCACGCTGTCTCCACCCGAGACTCAGTGAAATTGAAATCGCAGTGAAGATGCTGTGTACCCGCGGCTAGACGGAAAGACCCCGTGAACCTTTACTACAGCTTGGCACTGAACATTGAACCTACATGTGTAGGATAGGTGGGAGGCTTTGAAGCAGAAACGCTAGTTTTTGTGGAGCCGTCCTTGAAATACCACCCTTGTAGTTTTGATGTTCTAACGTTGGCCCCTAATCGGGGTTACGGACAGTGCCTGGTGGGTAGTTTGACTGGGGCGGTCTCCTCCCAAAGAGTAACGGAGGAGCACGAAGGTTGGCTAAGTACGGTCGGACATCGTACGGTTAGTGTAATGGTAGAAGCCAGCTTAACTGCGAGACAGACACGTCGAGCAGGTACGAAAGTAGGTCATAGTGATCCGGTGGTTCTGAATGGAAGGGCCATCGCTCAACGGATAAAAGGTACTCCGGGGATAACAGGCTGATACCGCCCAAGAGTTCATATCGACGGCGGTGTTTGGCACCTCGATGTCGGCTCATCACATCCTGGGGCTGAAGTCGGTCCCAAGGGTATGGCTGTTCGCCATTTAAAGTGGTACGCGAGCTGGGTTTAGAACGTCGTGAGACAGTTCGGTCCCTATCTGCCGTGGGCGTTTGAGAATTGAGAGGGGTTGCTCCTAGTACGAGAGGACCGGAGTGAACGAACCGCTGGTGTTCGGGTTGTCATGCCAATGGCATTGCCCGGTAGCTACGTTCGGAACTGATAAGCGCTGAAAGCATCTAAGCGCGAAGCAGGCCTCGAGATGAGTTCTCACTAGACTTTTAAAGTCTCTGAAGGGCCGTTGAAGACTACAACGTTGATAGGCAGGATGTGGAAGTGGTGCGAGCCATTAAGCTAACCTGTACTAATTACCCGTGAGGCTTAACCATACAACGCCAAACGCGTTTTATGACAGCGTAACAGACAGAAGTTAAGTTACTAAAGTAGACATTTACTTGATATCAGAATTCCAGATTTTAGTTAATTGCCAAGGCGATTAACGAACCAAATTTGCTTGGTGACAATAGCGTTTTGGACCCACCTGACCCCATGCCGAACTCAGTAGTGAAACGAAACAGCGCCGATGATAGTGTGGCATTTGCCATGTGAAAGTAGGTCATCGCCAGGCTCCAAATAAGAGAAAGCCCGATTCGAAAGAGTCGGGCTTTTTTGCGTCTGGAGCTGTTAGCTTTCAGCCGTCAGACGTTAGCTGAACTGTGGGGTTGTTTAGTACAGTAGTCACCCTCAGCAACAAAACCCGTAGGAGGCACTTCAGTGCCGAATCAGACCATAACAAAAACATTCATGGCTAAAGCCATTCCTACGTGATGAGAAGGTTAGACATTAGATATTAGATGTCAGTTTAGCGGTGGGATTGTTTAGTACAGAGAGTCCCTCAGCAACACCCCCGTAGGAGGCACTTCAGTGTCGAATCTAGACCATAACAAAAACACATTCATGGCTAAAGCCATTCCTACGTAATGCGTATCCAGAAGTCAGATATTAGATGTCAGTTTAGCGGTGGGATTGTTTAGTACAGAGAGTCCCTCAGCAAGAATCCCCGTAGGAGGCACTTCAGTGTCGAATCTAGACCATAACAAAAACATTCATGGCTAAAGCCATTCCTACGTGATGAGAAGGTTAGACATTAGATATTAGATGTCAGTTGATCTACAGAGAATGTAGTACAGAGTCACCCACAGCAACAAAACCCCGTAGGAGGCACTTCAGTGCCGAATCTAGACCATAACAAACACATTCATGGCTAAGGCCATTCCTACAAGTACACTTTGCCTAGAACCTAGTGCCTCCGGCAAAGGAAGACGCAGCACCAAACACCTTTACCGTGCGGCTGAACGCTGATCGCTGACGGCTGAAAGCTGATAGCTCTGTGTTGGGTTTCGCTACGCTCTACCCAACCTACGTCAGACCTTAAAACTTTCCCCTTTCTAATTTTACTCTCGCATCTCGGAAACAAAAAAGCCCAGCCGGTTTCCCGGCTGGGCTTCTATATCTAGCAATGATGAGATTACTTAATCATGCTGTAGATAAGCGCAAATACGGCTAGAGAGCCAACTGTTAATACAAACAGTGTGCTTAAGCGGTTTCTGTATTTGTGTAAGCTAGGTACTTTATATACGGCAATCATCGGCATAATGAAAAGGATCATGGCAATGATAGGGCCTGATAGCTGATCCATCATGTCTAAAATACTTGGGTTGATCACTGAGCAAAACCAAATAGCGAAGAACATGATAACAGTGCCAATCTTATCAACGAGCTTAGGGTTCATATGTGCTTGCTTACTGACAAGACCATTGAAGCTTTCACGGGCACCTAAGAAGTGACCTAAGAATGAAGACGTAATCGCGATAAAGGCCACTAATGGTCCCAAAGTAGCAATAAAGGAGTTATCAGTGATATTGGCAAGGAATGACAAGATAGACACGTTATCTGCTTTTGCTTGTACCATTTGCTCAGTAGATAGTGACAGCACACACGAGAAAACAAACAGTAAAACAAACACGATTAATAGTAGGCTGGTACGCTTCAGAATTGCTTCTGACTTCATTTTAGCATTGTTGCCATAGTGTGCACGCTGTACATGGACAAAGCTTGATATTGCTGCTGCATGACTAAATGAGAATACGATGATAGGTATTGATAACCAAAGTGTTTTCATGAAGCCAGAAAACTCAGGCACTGTTACATCTGGCATTTGCCAGCTTGGGATCAAGTAAATCGATAAGAAAAACAAGATGGCGACAAGGGGATAAACAAGGATTGCAAAGGCACGTAACATCAATGCTTCGCCACCAAGCATTAAGCTGATCATACCGCCAACGAGTACACCAGATAAAAGCACGCGAGGTGGTGATTCCATGCCTAATTGATTAATAATAAAGCTATCAACAGTATTGGTTAAGCCAACACCATAAATAAGTAAGATAGGGAAGATAGAGAGAAAATACAGTAAAGAGATTAAGCGCCCGGCGTTAATGCCAAAGTGTTCTTCTACAACATCGGTAAAGTCCGCTTCCGGTTTTTTTGATGATAAAACAAATCGGGCTAAGCCTCTGTGAGCTAAGTAGGTCATCGGAAAGGCAAGGCATGCCATGATAATCAAAGGCCAAAATCCGCCGATACCGATATTAATTGGTAAGAATAAGATCCCTGCACCGACTGCGGTGCCAAATAAACTTAATACCCATTGGGTGTCATGAAGGTTCCATTTTGAGTTACTACTTGTTGTCGATGCATCATACGGCATAGCATCTTGATGTGTGTTCATTAGCACTCCACTATTAGAATAATAATTGTCGCGCAGCATATAGAAAAGCGATTAAGAATGCATGTTTTAGCGTTGTATTTAGATAACTATGCTGTAAGGAGAGACTTACAAAGGAAGAGAACTGAGCTTATTTAGAAAGCCCAGTTGTGGTATTTATTCTGCTGCTGCAAGTGCGCGAGCTTTAATGTCTGCGGCAAATGCTAAACCTTTCTTAAAACGTGTCTCAGCTGCAGTGATTTCACTTTCATCGCCATTAGCAGCTAGCACCCCTTGCGAAAGGGCTTTATAAAGTGCGCTAATTTGTGCCTCGTAGCCGGCTTCAATTGCTTTTTCAACAGTCGTCATGGTTATTCCTTTAATAGTTTGAGAGAGCAAAATACTATAGGAACAAAGGCTTATTGGCTAGGTTAAACTGATTGTAAAGTAAGGAGTATTAAAGGAGCTTGAGTTACGATGATAGGATAGATGCTGGGTTTCGCTACGCTCTACCCAGCCTACGGTATTAAACGGAACTTTTTTAGTTCTGTAATGCCGATACGACAAAATACGGATTCAGATACTCTTCTTTACTGTTATAAAGTAGTGGGCTGCCATCGAGTTTGCTAACCGTTGCGCCTGCTATTTCGGCAATCGCATGACCTGCTCCGGTATCCCACTCACAGGTTGGGCCAAGGCGCGGGTATATATCTGCACTCCCTTCGGCAACCAGACAAAGTTTTAGTGAGCTGCCCTTTGAAACCATTTCTACATCTTCAAACTGTTTTACGAATTCAGCTAAATCAGGAGAAGGGTGTGAACGGCTGCCGACAACACGGATAAGCCCTTTATTTGGCTTACGGGTTACCTTAAGTTCAATGCGCTCATCACCTTTATCTTTAAAGGCACCAATTGCTTCTGCGGCAATATACGACACACCTAATGCCGGTGCATCGACAACAGCTAATACCGGTTTACCTTTTTCAATCAAGGCAATGTTCACGGTGAATTCGCCATTCTTTTTAATGAACTCTTTGGTGCCATCAATTGGGTCTACTAACCAGTAGCGGTGCCAAGTTTGACGAATATCCCAGCTAATATCAGCGCTTTCTTCGCTTAGAATTGGTACATCTGGAGTAAGATGTTGTAAGCCATTCACAATCACTTTGTGAGCTGCTAGGTCGGCGTCGGTCACTGGGCTTTCATCAGCTTTGTACTCAACATTAAAGTCCTTTTCGTAAATCCCCATTATTGCACTACCGGCTTGGCGTGCGAGGAGTAAGATTTCTTCTAGCAGTTCCGTTTGATTCATGACTTAACCTATAATTTGCTGTTGTTTTAAATACGCTACCAGCTCTTGCACCGATTGGTCTAGGGTGTTTTTGCTAGTATCGATTTTAATTTCTGGCGATGTAGGGATTTGATAGTCAGAGTCGATACCAGTGAAGTGCTTAATTTCACCTGCTCGCGCTTTTTTATAAAGCCCTTTAGGGTCGCGTGTTTCACACACGTCGAGTGGTGTATCTAAAAATACCTCAATAAACTCACCATCGTCTACTAAGTTTCTTACCATATCGCGTTCGCTTTGGAATGGCGAAATAAATGCGGTTAATACCACAAGACCGGCATCGACCATTAGCTTTGCAGTTTCACCAACGCGGCGAATATTTTCCACGCGGTCTTCATCTGTAAAGCCAAGATCTTTACACAAGCCATGACGCACATTGTCACCATCGAGTAGATAGGTGTGAACGCCTAATTGATTTAATGCGCTTTCTAGTGCGTTCGCAACTGTGCTTTTGCCTGAACCTGAAAAACCAGTGAACCATAGAATGGCAGGCTTATGCTTTTTTTGCTCACTACGCTGTGATTTGCTAATGGCGTAATTATGCCAAACGATATTTTCATCCATTGTCTTTACTCTCGTTATTGAAATGGGAATACCAGTGGTATAAGTATTAATACTGTAATCGAGTAAATAATCGATAAAGGTAAGCCCATGGCAATGTAATCTTTAAGGCGGTAATTTCCCGCACTGTAAACCATCAAGTTAGTTTGATAACCAAATGGCGAAATGAAGCTAGCCGATGCACCAAATGCGACAGCCATAATAAAAGGCAACGGTGATACATCAAAACCAACGGCGAGTGCATACGCTACCGGAAATGAAAGCGCGGCAGCGGCATTATTGGTAATGAGTTCGGTAAATAAAACCGTCATTAAAAATATTGCGATAAATGCCCCGTAAGGCCCAAAATCACCTAATACGTATAACATGGCTGATGAAATTTCACCGGCAAGGCCTGTGCCTATCATCAGTTTGGCAAGGCCAATAGCACTACCCACTACTGCGAGTAACTCAATCGGAAAACGACGTTTTACTTCACTTAGCTTGATTGTGCCAGTTAGCATTAAGCCGATAAGAAGAACGAGTAGGCCTTTTACTAATGGTACTAGGCCAACAATACTTAAACCTAATACGGCTGCAAAACT
Above is a window of Pseudoalteromonas shioyasakiensis DNA encoding:
- a CDS encoding aromatic amino acid transport family protein, yielding MNTHQDAMPYDASTTSSNSKWNLHDTQWVLSLFGTAVGAGILFLPINIGIGGFWPLIIMACLAFPMTYLAHRGLARFVLSSKKPEADFTDVVEEHFGINAGRLISLLYFLSIFPILLIYGVGLTNTVDSFIINQLGMESPPRVLLSGVLVGGMISLMLGGEALMLRAFAILVYPLVAILFFLSIYLIPSWQMPDVTVPEFSGFMKTLWLSIPIIVFSFSHAAAISSFVHVQRAHYGNNAKMKSEAILKRTSLLLIVFVLLFVFSCVLSLSTEQMVQAKADNVSILSFLANITDNSFIATLGPLVAFIAITSSFLGHFLGARESFNGLVSKQAHMNPKLVDKIGTVIMFFAIWFCSVINPSILDMMDQLSGPIIAMILFIMPMIAVYKVPSLHKYRNRLSTLFVLTVGSLAVFALIYSMIK
- the cysQ gene encoding 3'(2'),5'-bisphosphate nucleotidase CysQ; protein product: MNQTELLEEILLLARQAGSAIMGIYEKDFNVEYKADESPVTDADLAAHKVIVNGLQHLTPDVPILSEESADISWDIRQTWHRYWLVDPIDGTKEFIKKNGEFTVNIALIEKGKPVLAVVDAPALGVSYIAAEAIGAFKDKGDERIELKVTRKPNKGLIRVVGSRSHPSPDLAEFVKQFEDVEMVSKGSSLKLCLVAEGSADIYPRLGPTCEWDTGAGHAIAEIAGATVSKLDGSPLLYNSKEEYLNPYFVVSALQN
- the cysC gene encoding adenylyl-sulfate kinase, with the translated sequence MDENIVWHNYAISKSQRSEQKKHKPAILWFTGFSGSGKSTVANALESALNQLGVHTYLLDGDNVRHGLCKDLGFTDEDRVENIRRVGETAKLMVDAGLVVLTAFISPFQSERDMVRNLVDDGEFIEVFLDTPLDVCETRDPKGLYKKARAGEIKHFTGIDSDYQIPTSPEIKIDTSKNTLDQSVQELVAYLKQQQIIG